In one window of Nitrospirota bacterium DNA:
- the pseI gene encoding pseudaminic acid synthase translates to MKSIAISSRLIGREHPPFIIAEMSGNHNQSFDRALEIVEAAAGAGAHALKIQTYTADTITLDLDEGEFFISDPNSVWKGKSLYKLYQEAYTPWEWHKPIFDRCKELGMIAFSTPFDETAVDFLESLDVPCYKIASFENTDIPLIRKVAFTGKPMIISTGMATVAELDETVRCAREAGCKDIILLKCTSTYPATPENTNIRTIPHIRDLFQAEVGLSDHTMGIGVSVASISLGATVIEKHITLSRADGGVDSAFSIEPDEFRQLVMETERAWQALGKIAYGPTENERASMRYRRSLYVAEDMKKGAVFTRDNLRIIRPGYGLPPRYYEIILGKYIKMDANKGAPVTWDMI, encoded by the coding sequence ATAAAATCTATTGCTATTTCCAGTCGCTTGATAGGAAGGGAGCATCCCCCTTTCATCATTGCCGAGATGTCCGGCAATCACAATCAATCTTTTGATCGGGCACTTGAGATTGTGGAAGCGGCAGCTGGAGCAGGTGCTCATGCTTTGAAGATTCAGACCTATACCGCTGACACAATAACATTGGATTTGGATGAGGGAGAGTTTTTTATTTCTGATCCAAATAGCGTGTGGAAAGGGAAATCTCTATATAAACTTTATCAGGAAGCCTATACACCCTGGGAGTGGCATAAGCCGATATTTGACCGCTGTAAAGAGCTTGGAATGATTGCCTTCAGTACTCCATTTGATGAAACTGCCGTTGACTTTCTGGAAAGTCTTGATGTGCCGTGTTACAAGATTGCCTCATTTGAAAATACAGACATTCCTTTGATTCGGAAGGTCGCGTTCACTGGAAAACCAATGATTATTTCCACAGGCATGGCAACGGTCGCAGAATTAGATGAAACTGTGAGATGTGCCAGAGAAGCAGGTTGCAAGGACATTATTCTGCTTAAATGCACCAGTACGTATCCTGCAACTCCTGAAAATACGAATATCCGTACAATCCCCCACATTCGCGATCTGTTTCAAGCCGAGGTTGGTTTGTCTGATCATACTATGGGGATAGGAGTTTCTGTCGCAAGCATTTCATTAGGGGCTACTGTAATAGAAAAGCATATTACTCTTAGTCGTGCCGACGGTGGGGTCGATTCTGCATTTTCTATAGAGCCGGACGAGTTTAGACAATTAGTTATGGAAACCGAGCGGGCATGGCAGGCACTTGGGAAAATCGCTTATGGCCCCACAGAGAACGAAAGGGCATCGATGCGATATCGTCGCTCTCTTTATGTTGCCGAGGATATGAAAAAAGGGGCAGTTTTTACGAGAGATAATTTGCGAATCATTAGGCCTGGGTATGGTTTGCCTCCAAGATATTACGAAATCATACTTGGTAAGTATATAAAAATGGACGCAAATAAAGGCGCGCCAGTAACGTGGGATATGATCTAA
- the pseG gene encoding UDP-2,4-diacetamido-2,4,6-trideoxy-beta-L-altropyranose hydrolase: MKIAIRVDSSYKMGSGHLMRCLTLADDLHERSCKVSFMCRELPGNMINYVETKGYKVYRLPFLEKEKKEVSGDLTHSEWLGVDWQTDAVETRSVIEKDGCTDWLLVDHYALDRRWEGQMRLFATKIMVIDDLADRPHDCDLLLDQNLHTDFEKRYDKLVSQNCRKLLGPKYALLRREFTEARKTLRTRDGVVRRILIFFGGVDPTNETAKAVEAIKLIDRTDIDVDVVVGAKNPHKDQIQSLCSELPNVNYQCQLSNMAELMANADLAIGAGGTATWERCCLGLPSLVSTLAINQETTIEAMADECHLLYFGKSVNTTTTMLSKYIDVAISNPYLLRSISKKNLSLVDGRGYERVIKHLTPASIELRLALKSDCKKIYDWRNAEETRKVSFISSTIKWEEHLKWFEATLNNPNKVLLIGEIEGEPIGVIRYDIDNESAGISVYLMPGKYGHGYGPKLIETGSRWLLQEHPKIKVVCAEILKTNMVSTKAFIDAGFEEYANILTKNLN, translated from the coding sequence ATGAAAATAGCTATAAGAGTTGATTCTTCATACAAAATGGGTAGCGGCCATTTGATGAGGTGTTTAACCCTTGCAGATGACCTTCATGAAAGAAGCTGCAAAGTTTCTTTCATGTGTAGAGAATTACCTGGCAATATGATTAACTATGTTGAGACAAAGGGATATAAGGTTTACCGTCTTCCATTCCTGGAAAAGGAGAAAAAAGAAGTTTCAGGAGATTTGACTCACAGTGAATGGTTAGGGGTCGACTGGCAAACGGATGCAGTAGAGACCAGGTCTGTCATTGAAAAAGACGGATGCACTGATTGGTTGCTTGTTGATCACTACGCATTGGATAGGCGATGGGAAGGACAAATGCGTCTATTCGCCACAAAGATAATGGTTATAGACGACTTGGCCGACAGGCCGCATGATTGTGATTTGCTTCTTGACCAAAACCTTCATACGGATTTTGAAAAACGTTATGATAAATTGGTTTCTCAGAACTGCAGAAAGTTGCTTGGTCCCAAGTATGCCCTTTTGAGACGGGAATTTACAGAAGCAAGAAAAACACTTAGGACGCGTGACGGTGTTGTTAGGAGAATCTTGATTTTCTTTGGCGGTGTTGACCCAACTAATGAAACAGCAAAGGCCGTTGAAGCTATTAAATTAATTGACAGGACAGATATTGATGTAGATGTTGTAGTGGGTGCGAAGAATCCTCACAAAGATCAAATCCAATCGCTCTGCTCTGAATTACCGAATGTAAACTACCAGTGTCAACTTTCAAACATGGCGGAACTCATGGCTAATGCCGATTTAGCAATTGGAGCGGGAGGGACTGCAACTTGGGAAAGATGCTGTTTAGGTTTGCCAAGCTTAGTTTCAACGCTTGCTATAAATCAAGAAACAACGATCGAAGCGATGGCTGATGAATGCCACTTGCTTTACTTTGGTAAGAGCGTAAATACGACTACAACTATGTTATCCAAATACATTGATGTGGCTATAAGCAATCCTTATTTGCTTAGGTCGATATCTAAAAAGAACTTATCACTCGTTGATGGCCGAGGCTATGAAAGAGTTATCAAACATTTAACGCCTGCCTCTATTGAGTTACGGTTAGCGTTAAAATCCGATTGCAAAAAGATCTATGATTGGAGAAATGCTGAAGAGACTCGAAAAGTTTCTTTTATATCATCAACAATTAAGTGGGAAGAGCATCTCAAGTGGTTTGAAGCTACTCTAAACAATCCCAATAAAGTATTATTAATTGGTGAGATAGAAGGAGAACCGATTGGAGTTATACGTTATGATATTGATAATGAAAGTGCAGGAATTTCAGTTTACCTTATGCCTGGAAAATACGGACACGGCTATGGACCAAAATTGATTGAAACCGGAAGCAGATGGTTGTTACAAGAACATCCAAAAATAAAAGTAGTTTGTGCTGAAATACTTAAAACAAATATGGTTTCAACGAAAGCTTTTATTGATGCAGGATTTGAAGAATACGCAAATATTTTAACGAAAAATTTAAACTAA
- a CDS encoding aminotransferase class III-fold pyridoxal phosphate-dependent enzyme → MSERYRKSEELLERALKTIPLGSQTFSKSRTQYPYGVSPYFITKGKGSRVWDIDGNEYIDFINSLAAVTLGYNDPDVTAAVQAQLEDGIIFSLPHPIEMQVAEKIVEMVPCAEMVRFGKNGSDATSGAIRVARAYTGRDHVAVCGYHGWQDWYIGSTARYKGVPKATRELTHQFTYNDIDSLQRIFKEWPNQVAAVIMEPMNTTEPKDGFLHKVAELTRKNGAVFIFDETITGFRFSNGGAQEYFGVIPDMATFGKGLANGYPVSAVAGKAEIMRQMEEVFFSFTFGGETLSLAAALATMTKLQNKPVIAALKTQGEKILTGLRELINKHEVNHIISFSGLPSWSFLNIRDVVPYTMWEIKTLLLQEMFARRILTLGTHNMSYSHSDEDIASLLAVYNDVLPVLKDAVNNRKMDKLLCCKPLEPLFKVR, encoded by the coding sequence ATGTCTGAGCGGTATCGCAAATCAGAAGAGCTTCTGGAACGAGCACTAAAGACTATCCCATTGGGCTCCCAGACCTTTAGTAAGAGCAGGACACAGTATCCTTATGGTGTATCGCCTTATTTTATCACAAAGGGGAAAGGCAGTCGTGTCTGGGATATTGACGGGAATGAGTATATTGATTTTATTAATTCCCTTGCTGCTGTGACTTTGGGATACAATGACCCCGACGTGACTGCAGCAGTTCAAGCACAACTGGAAGATGGGATTATTTTTTCTCTACCCCATCCTATTGAGATGCAGGTAGCCGAAAAAATAGTTGAGATGGTGCCGTGTGCCGAGATGGTGAGATTCGGTAAAAACGGCTCAGATGCTACATCAGGGGCGATCAGGGTAGCGAGGGCATATACAGGTCGTGATCATGTGGCTGTCTGCGGTTATCACGGCTGGCAGGACTGGTATATAGGTTCTACCGCCCGTTATAAAGGTGTCCCAAAAGCAACTCGGGAACTGACACATCAATTTACTTATAACGATATAGATTCTTTGCAACGCATATTTAAAGAGTGGCCTAACCAGGTTGCTGCGGTGATCATGGAACCGATGAATACAACTGAACCAAAAGACGGCTTTCTCCATAAAGTAGCGGAGCTAACCCGCAAAAACGGTGCTGTGTTTATCTTTGATGAAACTATTACCGGTTTCAGGTTTTCAAATGGCGGCGCCCAGGAATATTTTGGTGTTATTCCAGATATGGCAACTTTCGGCAAAGGACTTGCAAATGGTTATCCTGTTTCAGCGGTTGCAGGAAAGGCAGAAATTATGCGCCAGATGGAAGAGGTCTTTTTTTCATTTACTTTTGGTGGCGAGACATTATCTCTTGCAGCCGCACTTGCAACTATGACCAAGCTCCAGAATAAGCCTGTTATTGCAGCTCTCAAAACTCAGGGAGAAAAGATCTTGACCGGTTTAAGGGAGCTGATCAATAAGCATGAAGTGAATCATATAATATCGTTTTCAGGCCTTCCAAGTTGGTCTTTCCTGAATATTAGGGATGTCGTGCCTTACACTATGTGGGAGATTAAGACACTGCTATTACAGGAGATGTTTGCAAGGCGGATATTGACATTAGGTACACACAATATGAGTTATTCACATAGTGATGAGGATATTGCATCATTACTTGCCGTTTACAATGACGTCCTGCCTGTACTTAAAGATGCGGTTAATAACAGGAAAATGGATAAACTCCTCTGTTGCAAGCCACTGGAACCTCTTTTTAAAGTGCGTTAA